The following are encoded in a window of Halorarum salinum genomic DNA:
- a CDS encoding AI-2E family transporter: MSSVLAALLVLTQHQYVSLASVLAYVLAPVRRRLERRMRSDTAALTLISLATFVLFIPVAYILTVAIQQGLGLLTAIREGELSPDTIQGRIETIGYVIDFDLLYATYQEPIATGVQRLATGAITVIGGLPGVLIGLTVTVFVLFALLRDGEQFVTWL, from the coding sequence GTGAGCAGCGTTCTCGCCGCGCTCCTCGTACTCACACAGCATCAATACGTCTCGCTCGCGAGCGTCCTCGCATACGTTCTCGCACCCGTACGGCGGAGGCTCGAGCGTCGGATGCGCTCGGATACGGCTGCCCTCACCCTCATCTCGCTCGCGACATTCGTGCTTTTCATTCCGGTTGCATACATCCTCACGGTCGCGATTCAGCAGGGACTGGGGCTCCTAACCGCCATCCGGGAAGGGGAACTCAGTCCTGACACGATTCAGGGCCGGATCGAGACCATTGGCTACGTGATCGACTTCGATCTGTTGTATGCGACGTATCAGGAACCGATCGCCACCGGGGTGCAGCGTCTCGCGACCGGCGCAATAACCGTCATCGGTGGCCTCCCCGGCGTGCTGATCGGGCTCACCGTGACGGTCTTCGTACTTTTTGCGTTGTTGCGAGACGGTGAACAGTTCGTCACGTGGCTATGA
- a CDS encoding DUF7539 family protein, which yields MAEFPDERQLVVLARSHLEQWTNSARTRAYDELFDGDDPVLTSEEVRLLDALDSAMERQGGDGVWGTDQYGIHTGGSTSSASSIGVVCVYHPQITSDSVLQGGDDLDDETEERLNAALWQYSERVATLIGEELDEFIRQAQR from the coding sequence ATGGCCGAGTTCCCGGACGAGCGACAGCTCGTCGTACTGGCGCGATCACACTTGGAACAATGGACGAACAGCGCCCGGACCCGGGCGTACGACGAACTGTTCGACGGTGACGACCCGGTCCTCACCTCCGAGGAAGTTCGACTCCTCGATGCGCTCGACTCGGCGATGGAGCGACAGGGTGGCGATGGCGTGTGGGGGACTGACCAGTACGGGATCCACACCGGCGGGTCCACGAGTTCGGCCAGTTCGATCGGCGTCGTCTGCGTGTACCACCCCCAGATCACCTCGGACTCCGTCCTTCAGGGAGGTGACGATCTCGACGACGAGACCGAAGAGCGACTCAATGCAGCACTGTGGCAGTACAGCGAGCGCGTCGCGACACTGATCGGAGAAGAACTCGACGAGTTCATCCGTCAAGCCCAGAGGTGA
- a CDS encoding DUF5789 family protein, whose protein sequence is MTNRAETTKRTTKRDTGESGSEGKYAIVPTKTYRCPATPVGGSVTSMTRSIPTTDGLVEASVDYAIDTQGGEESLEEVLAPTDNQTYDSADDVRSRTLGLVHR, encoded by the coding sequence ATGACGAACAGGGCCGAGACGACCAAGCGGACGACGAAGAGGGACACCGGCGAAAGCGGAAGCGAGGGGAAATACGCGATCGTACCGACGAAGACCTACCGATGCCCGGCGACCCCGGTGGGCGGCTCGGTGACCTCGATGACGCGCTCGATACCCACGACGGATGGATTGGTCGAGGCCTCTGTCGACTATGCGATCGATACGCAGGGCGGGGAGGAATCCCTCGAGGAAGTGCTTGCCCCAACTGACAACCAGACGTACGACTCCGCCGACGACGTTCGCAGCCGAACACTGGGACTAGTACATCGCTGA